A genomic stretch from candidate division WOR-3 bacterium includes:
- a CDS encoding tetratricopeptide repeat protein: protein MSDAETYFKSGNAHYQKGEYDLAIADYTKAIELNPNNVGVYYNRGLAYAGKGDLDRAITDYTKVLELNPNFADAYNNRGVAYVGKGEYDRAIADYTKAIELNPNLADAYYNRGVAYYNKGELERAIADFDKALELNPKDAEAYNSRGGAYFNKGELERAIADFDKALELNPNFAVVYYNRGVAYAGKGELDRAIADFNRAIELNPKYAVPYNNRGNAYYNKADYDLAIADYTKALELNPKFPETYNNRGNAYYKKCDYDRAIADYNKVLELNPKFALAYNNRGCAYFNKGDLDRAIADYTKAIEVNSSLTVAYYFRGFAYYKKGDLDRAIADFTKSLELNPNDAGVYHNRGLAYADKGELDRAIADYTKALELNPNFAEAYNNRGNAYAGKGDLDRAIADFNKAIELNPNLAEAYNNRGIAYASNGELDRAIADWTKAIELNSEYAAAYNNRGNAYRDEGELDRAIADYNKAIELDPNYAKAYNNRGVAYADKGEYALAIADYNRALELNPKFPETYNNRGNAYKDKGEYDRAIADFTSAIELDPKYSEAYNNRGLAYAKKGELGRAIADYNKAIELNPNLPKAFYNRGLTYYYKGELGRAIADFTRAIELNPNYSEAYNNRGLAYNNNGDLYRAIADYTKAIELDPENAEAYHNRGNAYVVKDEYDRAIVDYTKAIELNPDLAEAMAGLALGYMGKGDKNNAKLWVKRALEKRAYLPEEMVEGLNELLDSLE, encoded by the coding sequence GTGAGCGACGCCGAAACCTATTTCAAAAGCGGAAACGCTCATTACCAGAAGGGTGAGTATGACCTTGCGATTGCGGACTATACAAAGGCGATTGAATTGAACCCAAACAATGTGGGGGTTTACTACAACCGGGGACTTGCCTATGCAGGGAAGGGTGATTTAGACCGTGCGATTACGGACTATACAAAGGTGCTTGAACTGAACCCAAACTTTGCTGATGCGTACAACAACCGCGGAGTTGCCTATGTCGGCAAGGGTGAGTATGACCGTGCGATTGCGGACTATACAAAAGCGATTGAACTGAACCCGAACCTTGCTGATGCGTACTACAACCGGGGAGTTGCCTATTACAACAAGGGTGAATTAGAGCGTGCGATTGCGGACTTTGATAAGGCGCTTGAACTGAACCCGAAAGATGCTGAGGCGTACAACAGTCGTGGAGGTGCCTATTTCAATAAGGGTGAATTAGAGCGTGCGATTGCGGACTTTGATAAGGCGCTTGAACTGAACCCGAACTTTGCAGTGGTGTACTACAACCGGGGTGTTGCCTATGCTGGCAAAGGTGAATTAGACCGAGCGATTGCGGACTTTAATAGGGCGATAGAACTGAACCCGAAATATGCTGTGCCTTACAACAACCGGGGAAATGCCTATTACAATAAGGCTGATTATGACCTCGCGATAGCGGACTATACGAAGGCGCTTGAACTGAACCCAAAGTTTCCTGAGACATACAACAACCGGGGAAATGCCTATTACAAGAAGTGTGATTATGACCGTGCGATTGCGGACTACAACAAGGTGCTTGAACTGAACCCGAAGTTTGCTCTTGCCTACAACAACCGCGGATGTGCCTATTTCAATAAGGGTGATTTAGACCGTGCGATTGCGGACTACACGAAGGCTATTGAAGTGAACTCGAGCCTTACTGTAGCGTACTACTTCCGGGGATTTGCCTATTACAAGAAAGGTGATTTAGACCGTGCGATTGCGGATTTTACAAAGTCGCTTGAGCTGAACCCGAACGATGCGGGGGTTTACCACAATCGGGGGCTTGCTTATGCAGACAAAGGTGAATTAGACCGTGCGATAGCGGACTATACGAAGGCGCTTGAACTGAACCCGAACTTTGCTGAGGCTTACAACAACCGGGGAAATGCCTATGCAGGGAAGGGTGATTTAGACCGTGCGATTGCGGACTTTAATAAGGCGATTGAACTGAACCCGAACCTTGCTGAGGCTTACAACAACCGTGGAATTGCCTATGCAAGTAATGGTGAATTAGACCGTGCGATAGCGGACTGGACGAAGGCGATAGAATTGAACTCGGAATATGCTGCGGCGTACAACAACCGTGGTAATGCCTACAGAGATGAGGGTGAATTAGACCGTGCGATTGCGGACTACAATAAGGCGATTGAACTGGACCCGAACTATGCTAAGGCGTATAACAATCGGGGTGTGGCATATGCAGACAAGGGTGAGTATGCCCTTGCGATTGCCGACTATAACAGGGCGCTTGAACTGAACCCGAAGTTTCCTGAGACATACAACAACCGGGGAAATGCCTATAAAGACAAGGGTGAGTATGACCGTGCGATTGCGGATTTTACAAGTGCGATTGAACTGGACCCGAAATATTCTGAGGCATACAACAACCGGGGGCTTGCCTACGCAAAAAAGGGTGAATTAGGTCGAGCGATAGCGGACTACAATAAGGCGATTGAACTGAACCCTAACCTTCCCAAGGCTTTCTACAATCGGGGGCTTACCTATTACTACAAGGGTGAATTAGGTCGAGCGATAGCGGACTTTACGAGGGCGATTGAACTGAACCCGAACTATTCTGAGGCATACAACAACCGGGGACTTGCCTACAACAATAATGGTGATTTATACCGAGCGATTGCGGACTATACAAAGGCGATTGAACTGGACCCGGAGAATGCTGAGGCGTACCACAATCGGGGAAATGCTTATGTTGTGAAGGATGAGTATGACCGTGCGATAGTGGACTATACCAAGGCGATTGAACTGAACCCGGACCTTGCCGAGGCAATGGCTGGGCTGGCATTAGGTTATATGGGGAAGGGCGATAAAAACAACGCAAAATTGTGGGTGAAAAGGGCGCTGGAAAAGAGGGCGTATCTGCCTGAGGAAATGGTTGAGGGTCTCAATGAACTACTTGATTCTCTGGAGTAA
- a CDS encoding polyprenol monophosphomannose synthase, producing MPRGLVIMPTYNEADNIDKIIPVVLNQLPEIEVLVIDDGSPDGTGDIVAQMAQTNPRVHLIRREKKLGLGTAYVLGFRYALEHNYDYCFEMDADFSHPPEKIPEMVALLKDYDLVIGSRYSDGISIVNWPMKRLLLSYFACLYARKVTGCPVRDLTAGFKAYRCDMLRKIDLNQLREDGYGFQIEIDFLIWRKGGRIKEIPIVFTERRAGVSKMSKRIIWRAFILVLRLRLQRMLGRV from the coding sequence GTGCCACGCGGACTTGTGATAATGCCGACCTATAATGAGGCGGACAACATCGACAAAATCATTCCGGTAGTTCTCAACCAGTTGCCCGAAATTGAGGTCCTGGTCATTGACGACGGTTCGCCGGACGGCACCGGTGACATCGTTGCCCAAATGGCGCAGACCAACCCGCGCGTCCATCTGATTCGCCGGGAAAAGAAACTGGGATTGGGCACCGCCTATGTGCTCGGTTTCCGGTATGCGCTTGAGCACAACTACGACTACTGCTTTGAGATGGATGCGGACTTTTCCCATCCGCCGGAAAAGATACCGGAGATGGTTGCGTTATTAAAAGATTACGACCTGGTGATTGGCTCGCGTTACTCCGATGGCATCTCCATTGTCAACTGGCCTATGAAACGGCTCCTTCTCTCCTACTTTGCCTGCCTTTACGCCCGCAAGGTTACCGGTTGTCCGGTACGCGATTTAACCGCCGGGTTCAAGGCGTACCGGTGCGATATGCTGCGTAAGATAGACTTAAACCAGTTGCGCGAGGATGGGTACGGGTTTCAGATTGAGATTGACTTCTTAATCTGGCGCAAAGGCGGCAGAATCAAAGAGATTCCCATCGTATTCACCGAGCGCCGCGCCGGCGTGTCCAAGATGTCAAAACGCATCATCTGGCGGGCGTTCATTTTGGTGCTCCGGCTCCGGCTGCAAAGGATGCTGGGCAGAGTCTAA
- a CDS encoding tetratricopeptide repeat protein, translated as MFDIQSILVGIKNAIKRGIDSPEKIASALGLDEPLVKNFITMVVPTLVSTQTLIPIWLVYSFFEAVLQKGKAKASEQELQKLFSEFSATCKSYLEWQGYIKASGIEFLPNIIGSVNRANAEQDKENFLRSLKPTYNCIIDNADVERDCYQEIKEKVKKGTRLLILGESGAGKTVLLMRLGYDLMQEGWNVFVGVGAIDTQKALQFLSEPEFQDKPRVVIIDDAATNKSAVLDLTRQIYQQSLDVRIVLCEQTSRWEKEVKENLGVYGFEEVKVTLTENDARRYIEKHGGDKKAIQLAKGVFPVLIFLARGGKTSFENAVRDLWLQLDNKQQKQFLPILVIARYGLGYPSEIYEQVYDHSTVLAELERFGFISRDDEMIYGPHPVITDAILKKYAGLSSHSRREYLKTVADSVPEDTKYFSFLFSLGTNLVIEKEDIAIELLTRAIKLDPNDAVAYNNRGIAYDYKGDYDRAIMDFTEAIKLDPNLALAYNNRGLAYYNKGDYDRAIADYDKAIELDPNLALAYNNRGNAFKNKGDYDRAIMDFTEAIKLNPNLAKAYNNRGIAYDDRGDYDRAIADLTKAIELNPNYAEAYNNRGNAFKNKGDYDRAIADFTKAIELNPNLALAYNNRGNAYDDKGDYDRAIADFTKAIELNPNLADAYNNRGNAYYNKSECDRAIADYDKAIELNPNYAKAYNNRGVAYAHKKEYDRAIADYNRAIELNPKDALAYNNRGNAYYNKGEYDLAIADFTKAIELNPKDALAYNNRGNAFKNKGDYDRAIADYDKAIELNPNLAEAYYNRGLAYYNKGEYDRAIADFTKAIELNPNLAVAYNNRGIAYDDKGDYDRAIMDFTEAIKLDPNDAVAYNNRGNAFKNKGEYDRAIADYDKVIELNPNYAKAYNNRGIAYDDKGDYDRAIMDFTEAIKLDPNDAVAYNNRGNAYARRGEYDRAIADYDKAIELNPKYADAYNNRGIAYDDKGDYDRAIADYDKAIELNPNLALAYNNRGNAYARRGEYDRAIADYDKAIELNPKYADAYNNRGNAFKNKGDYDRAIADYDKAIELNPKYADAYNNRGNAYDDKGDYDRAIMDFTKAIKLDPNDAVAYNNRGNAYDDKGDYDLAIADFTKAIELNPNYAEAYYNRGNAYARRGDYDRAIADYDKAIELNPKDADAYNNRGLAYYNKGDYDRAIMDFTEAIKLDPNDAVAYNNRGNAFKNKGDYDRAIADYNRAIKLNPNLAEAYYNRGVVYARRGEYDLAIADLTKAIELNPNLAVAMAVLAFVYKDKGDKESAKL; from the coding sequence GTGTTTGACATCCAATCCATCTTAGTCGGGATAAAAAATGCGATAAAGAGGGGTATTGATTCACCAGAGAAAATTGCCAGTGCCCTTGGATTAGACGAACCGCTGGTAAAAAACTTTATTACGATGGTTGTGCCGACGCTGGTTTCGACGCAAACCCTGATTCCAATCTGGCTTGTTTACTCATTTTTTGAGGCTGTTCTTCAGAAAGGAAAGGCAAAGGCTTCAGAACAGGAGTTGCAAAAACTTTTTTCGGAGTTCAGTGCTACCTGCAAAAGCTACTTAGAGTGGCAAGGTTATATCAAAGCGTCAGGGATTGAGTTTCTGCCGAACATCATCGGTAGCGTAAACCGGGCAAATGCAGAGCAGGATAAAGAGAATTTCTTGCGTAGTTTGAAACCAACTTATAACTGCATTATTGACAATGCTGATGTGGAACGGGACTGCTATCAAGAGATAAAGGAAAAGGTCAAGAAGGGCACGAGATTGCTAATTTTAGGTGAAAGTGGCGCAGGGAAGACGGTGCTTTTGATGCGGCTGGGCTACGATTTGATGCAGGAAGGCTGGAATGTGTTTGTCGGAGTCGGGGCAATAGACACACAGAAGGCGCTCCAGTTTCTTTCTGAGCCGGAGTTTCAGGATAAGCCGCGGGTGGTTATTATTGACGATGCGGCGACCAACAAGTCTGCGGTTCTTGACCTGACCAGGCAGATTTACCAACAGAGTCTGGATGTGCGGATTGTACTGTGTGAGCAGACTTCCCGCTGGGAAAAGGAGGTAAAGGAGAACCTTGGGGTTTATGGGTTTGAGGAGGTTAAGGTAACTCTGACCGAGAATGACGCCCGGCGCTACATTGAAAAACACGGCGGGGATAAAAAGGCGATACAGCTGGCAAAAGGGGTGTTTCCTGTTCTTATCTTTCTTGCCCGTGGCGGTAAAACAAGTTTTGAAAATGCGGTTAGGGACCTGTGGTTACAACTTGATAACAAGCAACAGAAACAGTTTTTGCCCATCCTTGTTATTGCAAGATATGGGCTGGGTTATCCATCAGAAATATACGAGCAGGTTTATGACCATTCTACGGTTCTTGCCGAACTTGAAAGGTTCGGGTTTATATCCCGGGACGATGAGATGATATACGGTCCCCACCCGGTCATCACTGATGCGATTTTAAAGAAATATGCGGGACTTTCTTCTCACAGCCGGCGGGAATATCTAAAAACAGTTGCTGATAGCGTGCCTGAAGATACCAAGTATTTTTCATTTTTGTTTTCTTTGGGGACAAACCTTGTTATAGAGAAAGAGGACATTGCAATAGAACTGCTTACCAGGGCGATTAAACTGGACCCGAACGATGCCGTGGCGTACAACAACCGGGGAATTGCCTATGATTACAAGGGTGATTATGACCGTGCGATTATGGACTTTACAGAGGCGATTAAACTGGACCCGAACCTTGCTCTTGCGTACAACAACCGGGGACTTGCCTATTACAACAAGGGTGATTATGACCGTGCGATTGCAGACTACGATAAGGCGATAGAACTGGACCCGAACCTTGCTCTTGCGTACAACAACCGGGGAAATGCCTTTAAAAACAAGGGTGATTATGACCGTGCGATTATGGACTTTACAGAGGCGATTAAACTGAACCCGAACCTTGCTAAGGCGTACAACAACCGGGGAATTGCCTATGATGACAGGGGTGATTATGACCGTGCGATTGCAGACCTTACAAAGGCGATTGAACTCAACCCGAACTATGCTGAGGCGTACAACAACCGGGGAAATGCCTTTAAAAACAAGGGTGATTATGACCGTGCGATAGCGGACTTTACAAAGGCGATTGAACTGAACCCGAACCTTGCTCTTGCGTACAACAACCGGGGAAATGCCTATGATGACAAGGGTGATTATGACCGTGCGATAGCGGACTTTACAAAGGCGATTGAACTGAACCCGAACCTTGCTGATGCGTACAACAACCGGGGAAACGCCTATTACAACAAGAGTGAATGTGACCGTGCGATTGCGGACTACGATAAGGCGATAGAACTGAACCCGAACTATGCTAAGGCGTACAACAACCGGGGAGTTGCCTACGCACATAAGAAAGAGTATGACCGTGCGATAGCGGATTATAATAGGGCGATAGAACTGAACCCGAAAGATGCTCTTGCGTACAACAACCGGGGAAATGCCTATTACAACAAGGGAGAGTATGACCTTGCGATAGCGGACTTTACCAAGGCGATTGAACTGAACCCGAAAGATGCTCTTGCGTACAACAACCGGGGAAATGCCTTTAAAAACAAGGGTGATTATGACCGTGCGATTGCAGACTACGATAAGGCGATAGAACTGAACCCGAACCTTGCTGAGGCTTACTACAACCGGGGACTTGCCTATTACAACAAGGGTGAATATGACCGTGCGATTGCGGACTTTACAAAGGCGATAGAACTGAACCCAAACCTTGCCGTGGCGTACAACAACCGGGGAATTGCCTATGATGACAAGGGTGATTATGACCGTGCGATTATGGACTTTACAGAGGCGATTAAACTGGACCCGAACGATGCCGTGGCGTACAACAACCGGGGAAATGCCTTTAAAAACAAGGGTGAGTATGACCGTGCGATTGCAGACTACGATAAGGTGATAGAACTGAACCCGAACTATGCTAAGGCGTACAACAACCGGGGAATTGCCTATGATGACAAGGGTGATTATGACCGTGCGATTATGGACTTTACAGAGGCGATTAAACTGGACCCGAACGATGCCGTGGCGTACAACAACCGGGGAAATGCCTATGCAAGGAGGGGTGAGTATGACCGTGCGATTGCAGACTACGATAAGGCGATAGAACTGAACCCGAAGTATGCTGATGCGTACAACAACCGGGGAATTGCCTATGATGACAAGGGTGATTATGACCGTGCGATTGCAGACTACGATAAGGCGATAGAACTGAACCCGAACCTTGCTCTTGCGTACAACAACCGGGGAAATGCCTATGCAAGGAGGGGTGAGTATGACCGTGCGATTGCAGACTACGATAAGGCGATAGAACTGAACCCGAAGTATGCTGATGCGTACAACAACCGGGGAAATGCCTTTAAAAACAAGGGTGATTATGACCGTGCGATTGCAGACTACGATAAGGCGATAGAACTGAACCCGAAGTATGCTGATGCGTACAACAACCGGGGAAATGCCTATGATGACAAGGGTGATTATGACCGTGCGATTATGGACTTTACAAAGGCGATTAAACTGGACCCGAACGATGCCGTGGCGTACAACAACCGGGGAAATGCCTATGATGACAAGGGTGATTATGACCTTGCGATAGCGGACTTTACCAAGGCGATTGAACTCAACCCGAACTATGCTGAGGCGTACTACAACCGGGGAAATGCCTATGCAAGGAGGGGTGATTATGACCGTGCGATTGCAGACTACGATAAGGCGATAGAACTGAACCCGAAAGATGCTGATGCGTACAACAACCGGGGACTTGCCTATTACAACAAGGGTGATTATGACCGTGCGATTATGGACTTTACAGAGGCGATTAAACTGGACCCGAACGATGCCGTGGCGTACAACAACCGGGGAAATGCCTTTAAAAACAAGGGTGATTATGACCGTGCGATAGCGGATTATAACAGGGCGATTAAACTGAACCCGAACCTTGCTGAGGCTTACTACAACCGGGGAGTTGTCTATGCAAGGAGGGGTGAGTATGACCTTGCGATTGCAGACCTTACAAAGGCGATTGAACTGAACCCGAACCTTGCCGTGGCAATGGCTGTGTTGGCGTTTGTTTATAAGGATAAGGGGGATAAGGAGAGCGCAAAATTGTGA